A portion of the Cryptomeria japonica chromosome 5, Sugi_1.0, whole genome shotgun sequence genome contains these proteins:
- the LOC131075113 gene encoding anti-H(O) lectin-like, with translation MIKDNQYGLGDGLTFFMTPFEMEHPMNAYGRGLGLFNGSFYQMVAVEFDSYKNEWHPTRNHVGMGINDVFSKLSVSLRKSNPSSYPDLINEETWDAYLDYDG, from the coding sequence ATGATCAAAGATAATCAATATGGTCTTGGAGATGGACTTACGTTCTTCATGACACCTTTTGAGATGGAGCACCCAATGAACGCTTATGGCAGAGGTCTTGGCTTGTTCAATGGATCATTCTATCAGATGGTTGCTGTGGAGTTTGACAGTTACAAGAATGAATGGCATCCTACTAGAAATCATGTGGGGATGGGCATCAATGATGTTTTCTCAAAGTTAAGTGTTTCGCTCAGAAAGTCCAATCCCTCTTCCtacccagatttgataaacgaagAAACATGGGATGCCTACCTGGATTATGATGGTTGA